In the Desulfosporosinus acidiphilus SJ4 genome, ATGAATAATGCTTATTTTGAACTTAAATTTCCCGAGAATGAACCTATCAAAGGGTATATGCCGGGTTCTCCGGAACGTACTGCTTTAAAGGCAGAACTGGACCGTCAATTAACAAGCTTTGTTGAAATACCGGTAATTATCGGCGGCAAGGAAATTCGGACCGGAAACAAAGTTCAGATGATTTGTCCCCATGATCATCAAAAAGTTCTTGGCGAATACCATGTGGCCGGGGAAAAAGAATTGCTCCTGGCTATTGAATCCGCAGAAGCTGCCAGAGAAGAATGGGAGAATATGCCTTGGGAGCATAGAGCAACTATTTTCTTGAAAGCCGCCGATTTGTTAACAGGCAAATACCGAGCCAAAGTAGCGGCTTCCTGTATGCTTGGACAAAGTAAAAATCCCTTCCAGGCTGAAATCGATGCTATTTGTGAATTAGCTGATTTCCTGCGTTTTAATACTTACTACACCCAAGAAATTTATAAACAACAGCCTATGAACACACCCGGTGTCTGGAATCGGGTGGAATACCGCGCCTTGGATGGCTTTGTCGCCGCAATTACTCCCTTTAACTTTACGTCGATCGGCGGCAATCTCTCCACGGCTCCGGCCATGGTAGGGAACACTGTTTTGTGGAAACCCTCATCCACGGCCGTTCTCTCCAACTATTATTTTATGCAAATTCTCATGGAAGCAGGTTTACCGGCCGGGGTTATCAATTTCGTACCTTGCAGGGGGGCGGACTTTGGCAGGATCGTGGTAAGTCATCCGAAGATGGCGGGTTTCCACTTTACCGGGTCCACGGCCGTATTCAACGGGATCTGGAATCAAGTGGGCACAAATATTAACAAGTATGTTTCCTATCCGCGTCTTGTGGGTGAAACCGGCGGCAAAGACTTCATTTTTGCCCATGAATCTGCAGACGTTGAAGCTCTTGCCTGCGCTATGGTGCTTGGGGCCTATGAATATCAAGGGCAAAAATGCTCGGCTGCCTCCCGTGCCTACATTCCGGAAAGCCTTTGGGGTGAACTCAAAGGACGCCTTGAAGAAGAAATCGGCAAGATCAAGATGGGTGATGTTCGCAATTTTAGCAATCTCATGAATGCCGTTATCGATCAGAATTCCTTCACGAATATTAAGAACTATCTTGATTACGCCAGAGAATCTAAGGATGCAGAGATCCTTATCGGCGGAAAATGCGATGACAGTGTTGGTTATTTTGTAGAGCCGACGGTTATCTTAGCTAAAACGCCCAACTTTAAAACCATGGTAGAAGAAATATTTGGACCTGTTATGACTGTTTATGTTTATCCCAACGACAAACTGGAAGAAACTTTAAAAGCCTGCGATACTGCGACGATCTACGGATTAACCGGTGCTGTTTTTGCCCAGGACAGAGCCGCAATTATCAAGATTGCCAGAGCCTTAGATCATGCGGCAGGGAACTTCTATATTAACGACAAGCCCACCGGTGCCGTTGTCGGACAGCAACCCTTCGGCGGAAGCCGGGCTTCAGGAACAAATGATAAAGCGGGCAGCGCCATCAACCTATATCGTTGGATGAATCAACGGGCTATAAAAGAGATGCTGATTCCCCGTACCGTTGTTAGTTACCCTTATATGACAGAGGAATAAGGGCACAAAGCAGAGATGACTCCATCCGCCAGTGATAGGTTCATTTAAAACAGGGTGTAAAAGGGCCATATTCCTAAATCAACTCGAAAGCTCCGAATGCTGAATGTTGTGTTGAACGGACGAAGGATTTACGCCGAATAGTTAAACGAGGCTTTTTAGTGTTAATACTAATAGCCTCGTTTAACTTTTTTATGATTTAGTTAAATAAACTTTTCATTAGTAGGGGCCGTGTTGAAACTTAGTTTCTCACGGCCCCCTCTTACCCGATTTTCAAATTATTAAAGAAACGTTTTTGTTTTTTTGGGAATTAGGCCCCTCGAAAGATTACTTTTATCTAGTCCCGGACTTTAAGCCGGATTAGGTTTGTGGAATTATTTACCTTGAAAAGATGGGCTTCTTGTGGGAAAGATATTAAGAATCTGTTTAATATATTAAATTTAAGCTTATATAACTCCAAATAAACCATTAGATCAAACTAAGAAGGAGAATAAAAAATGAATACTTCGGAGCAATTTACAAGTCAAACTCCAATGGATACAATCCCGCATAATATCAGTAATATAATGCCAACTTCTGCAGAAATTGGATTCCTATGGCAAAGCTACTTTGCCGAAACAATGTCTCTTTGCATGTTAAAATACATTATCGCAAAATCCAAAGATCCTGCCTGTAAGCCGGTTTTTCAACATGCTTTGGATGTCTCAAGTCAGCGGGTAACGTCTATGGAGGACATTTTTAATACCATTAAACATCCTATCCCGGATGCTTTTGGGGAAAAAGATGTAGATATCAATGCCAGTGAATTATTTTCCGAGGATTATTTGCTGACTTATACAAAGTTCACTAATAAATATATTTTATTACACTATTGTCAGGCCTTTGCTATTTCAACTCGGACCGATTTTATAAACTTCTTCAACGAATGTATCGATACATCACGACAAATAAACAAAGAAGCCAAAGAAGTGTTACTAGCTAAAGGACTTCTTCTGAAGCCTCCTTATATTGTAATTCCCGATAAGGTGGATTACGTCCATAATGATGATTATTTCGGCTCGTTTTGGGGCAGAAGTAAACGGCCTCTTAACGCTTTAGAAGTCGGATATTTATATGATAAAATCGAGTCAAAACTCGTCTTAGAAACGTTAAGTACAGGGTTAGCTCAAGTCGTTGAAGATAAAAAGGTCAAGGATCACTTGATTAGAGGGAAGGAAATCAGTAATAAACAGATTGAAGTTCTCAGCTCAATATTAGAAAGTGATGACTTACCTTTACCATCGACATCAAATTTTCAAATTACAACATCCAGGGAATCACCATTCAGTGCTAAATTAATCTTGTTCCACTCCACCGTCGTGACGGCGTTTACTATCTTAAGCTATGGCCTGGCTTTAACAAATAGCGCCAGAAAAGATGTGGTAGCATCATTCGGTCGACTTATTGTTGAACTTCTCGAATACTCCAAAGACGGTACGGACCTGCTTATTGAGAGAGGGTGGCTGGAAAGAGTTCCCGAAACAGCGGATCGTAAAAAGTTATTGCAATAACAAAATCTTGCCCATTCTACAATTACTTGATAATTTCTTGCCTTTAGTACCATGTTCGTTGGGCTGAGTGAGTTCATATAGCTTTTAAAAAAGGCAATTAGAGAGGAGTTTAAGCTGAAAGCTCAGTGGAGCGTTACCCCAAATTGTATTGTTTAAGCTTATAGTAGAGAGTTCCTCGTGAAATGCCGAGAAGTTTGGCAGCTGCTGATTTATTGCCATGGGTCTTTTCCAAAACGCCGCAAATTTTTTCGATTTCGCTAGATATAGTTAACTCTTTAGAATTGGCGCGGCCAAACTGAGAGGGTATTGGATTCGATAAGGTGAGGGATTCGACCTTAGGTCGCTTAAGGGCTAGAGGCAGATATTTCGTTTCGATAATACCTTCGTCAGCCAAGACTGCTAATCGTTCGGCGACATTGTGGAGTTCTCTGACATTGCCCGGCCAGTGATAGTTGAGAAAGGCTACAATGACTGCGGGATCGAGGGAGGGCATAGGCCTGTTGTGTTTAAGAGCAGATTCATGTAAAAAAGCTTGAGCTAATTCGGGAATATCTTCTGTTCGTTCTCTGAGAGGCGGTACTTCTAAAGTGATGACATTTAAGCGATAATAAAAGTCTTCACGAAATTCCCCTGTTTGCATCATTTTTTCCAAATCACGGTTTGTGGCCGCAATAATCCGAGTATTGACCGTAATGGGTTCCGTACCCCCTAAGCGATAAAAGCAGCGATCCTGAAGCACACGCAGTAATTTGACTTGGAGACCCAGAGGCAATTCTCCAACCTCATCCAGGAAAAGGGTTCCTCCGTGGGCCAACTCCAATTTGCCGGGTTTCCCTTTTCTTTCGGCCCCGGTAAAGGCTCCGCCGTGGTAGCCAAAGAGTTCACTTTCGAAAAGGGCCGCTGGTATAGCCCCGCAATTAAGTGTAATTAATGGTTTTTTTGCCCTGGGGCTGGCCATATGTATTGCTTGAGCAAACAACTCTTTGCCGACACCGCTTTCTCCTGTAATAAGAACAGTCGCTTCGCTTGAGGATATTTTACGAGCAACAGATATTGTATGTCGAATGGATTGCCCCTTACCGATGATCTTAGCAAAAGGATCTTCGGGAGGGGAAATTTTTTTCTGCAGATCACGCAGTTCAGAGCTCGTATTCGTAAGTTTTTCGTTGAGCCTTACGATTTGGGTAACATCCTGCTCACAGGATATCGCACCCAGAATTGTTCCGTCATAGATGACGGGTGAGGCATTAATGAGTACATGAGTTCCCGGGCGAGGGCTATGATAAGATTGACGAACCGGACGGCCTTCATCCAGAATTTTTAGGGTAGCTAACGTTTCTTGTTTAAAAAAGTCGGCAATATGTTTGCCGAGAATGTTTTGCTGGGGGATTGAATAGGTGTCTTGAGCCACTGAATTCCAGTGACTTACGGTTCCTTCTTTAGTAACCACAGTGACTGCCTCATTGACGGTATCAAGTAAAGTTTTAAAAAAAGAGTTCATTATTTCGCAATGTTTTAAAAGGCTATCTATTAACTCAAGGGCTGAGATGACTCCTAATACGCTTCCGGAATCATCAAGAATGACCACGGGGCGAAAATCTCCGAAGTGTTCTTGATAGAAGGGCAGTGCTTTAGTATCGATTGAAGCTAATAAAGGTCTCTCCCAAGTAAGGTTTATAGCGAGTGATTTCGAATCTGTCGAATTTCTTAAATTTCTTGAATCTCTGACGAGGACCTCAGTGGGTTGACTATTTTGAATAAGGACGAGATGGCTGGAACTGCTTAATGCAGAAGTGTCAGCAGGACTTGGCTTAGAGCTTAGAAGTTTTACGTTTCGCTCCATAAGGTCGGCAAGGAATAACGAGTTCAATAGTATCACTCCCTTGCTCTTAACCTAACATAATAAAAAGAGGTTGTCACTAGGGCAAATACGCTTAAAAATATGGAGGGCATTTGTTCTTGGCTACGCGCTTTCAGCGAAACTGTCCACAGGACACTTTCGTCACCGAAGCCCCGATATTCATCTATAGCCGAACGAGTTTACTTGTTATGGTCTCTAATTGTGTGTATGGGGAAAGCGTTTAAATATCTCTACGAGAGGGACGTTAAAAACTTGTTATAGTAAATCCATAACAAGGGAGGGAAATTATCAGACAGCTCAGAATAATAATAGAGATAAAGACTTTCGCTAAGAACATATTAACGTGAATTAAGGAGGGGAAATGTGAAAAGAGCAATTAATAAAAGTAAGTTTTCGTTTATTGGCGAGGAATTGGATTATTATAGAATGAACGGATTAATTAGTGATCAGCAAACGAAAGATATATTGGAAATTTATGAAATCAAAGAAGGACTGAACTTCATTCGGACCCTGGTTACTATGGGTGCTATTTTGGTGGGACTCGGAATCTTAAGTTTTATTGCCAGCAATTGGGATGGACTTAACAATATGGCAAAACTTAGTATCATCTTCATTGCCTTTGGGGGTTCAAACTTTGCCGGATATGTTTTAGAAGACCATTATCCCAAGACAGGGCGGAGTTTGATTTATCTTGGGACATTAGTCTATGGAGCAGGAATTTTCCTCATCGGTCAACTATATAACTTCGGAGGAAATTTTTCGACTGCCTTTCTTCTTTGGGCGTTGGGAGTTGTGCCAATGGCATTACAGCTTAAGGATAAGTATTTAATGCTGTTCGCGAACGTACTATTCGGAATTTACCTGGCTGGTACTGTTCAACAGGGCTTTCCCTACGCAGCCGTAATTGGCCTCCCGGTACTGTATTATGCCTTTAAGTTCCTGAACAGATCAAAACTACTCTTATTTTTTGCTAATGCCGTAAGTTTAGAATTTATTTTGGTGCTGCTTTTGAGGTGTGAAACAAAAGGATTGTATGTTGCCCTGACTTTTTTGCTGATTGGTCTTTTGATGTATGGAACAGCCAATAGATTTAAGCGGGGAATAGTGAAGATTCAGGGTAATATTATACTGGGAGTAAGCGGTGTTTTCCTGACATTTCCGGGATTTTGGGAGGTGCTTGTTAGTTTGCAATCAGCACGCATAGCAAGCATCATCTTTTCACTTCTTTTTGTAGGTCTGCTCTTTGCACTGATCCGAAGAGGCAGTGTTATCAGTTTGATCTTTGTGTGTCTCACTATTTTTAGATATTACATTGATACGTTTGCTTTTTTACCGAAATCTTTGTTTTTTATCCTTGGAGGTTTGTTATTGCTTGGGTTTGGTTTTTACATTGAACGAGTGAGGAAACAGTCGAAAGGGGGAATACTTCCATGACTAAGAAAAAATCTTTTCTTTTGGCTGCGGCAATTCCTCTCCTGATTCTCGTGGCAATGACGATAAAGCCTGAGGCTACGGTTCTTTTCGGACGAGAAATATTTTTGGAAACGAGAGCAGTTGATCCCACAGATTTGTTTAGAGGAGATTACGTTTCCGTGAACCTGGCAATTGCAGAAATTCCTAAGTCGATGGCCCCTGAGCCGATAGAGAAACTTAGAAAAAGGACACTTTATGTGAGCCTGAAGCAGGACGGAAAGTTTTATGTGGTTGATCAAGTCAGTGTAACAAAACCGCAACAGGGAGTTTACCTCAAGGGAAGAATTAGAAACTCCTACTCACCCTTGAGTACTTTTCAGGTGGACTATTCCCTGGATAGATATTTTGTGAAGCAAGGCAGCGGTCAAGATCTTGAGCATAGGTCTCATATCGGAGGGCTGGTCGGAACGGTCAAGGTGCTTGGCGGATATGGGGTTATAACAGGACTGGCTCAACCTTAAAATAATAAAGGA is a window encoding:
- a CDS encoding DUF3231 family protein, encoding MNTSEQFTSQTPMDTIPHNISNIMPTSAEIGFLWQSYFAETMSLCMLKYIIAKSKDPACKPVFQHALDVSSQRVTSMEDIFNTIKHPIPDAFGEKDVDINASELFSEDYLLTYTKFTNKYILLHYCQAFAISTRTDFINFFNECIDTSRQINKEAKEVLLAKGLLLKPPYIVIPDKVDYVHNDDYFGSFWGRSKRPLNALEVGYLYDKIESKLVLETLSTGLAQVVEDKKVKDHLIRGKEISNKQIEVLSSILESDDLPLPSTSNFQITTSRESPFSAKLILFHSTVVTAFTILSYGLALTNSARKDVVASFGRLIVELLEYSKDGTDLLIERGWLERVPETADRKKLLQ
- a CDS encoding DUF2157 domain-containing protein encodes the protein MKRAINKSKFSFIGEELDYYRMNGLISDQQTKDILEIYEIKEGLNFIRTLVTMGAILVGLGILSFIASNWDGLNNMAKLSIIFIAFGGSNFAGYVLEDHYPKTGRSLIYLGTLVYGAGIFLIGQLYNFGGNFSTAFLLWALGVVPMALQLKDKYLMLFANVLFGIYLAGTVQQGFPYAAVIGLPVLYYAFKFLNRSKLLLFFANAVSLEFILVLLLRCETKGLYVALTFLLIGLLMYGTANRFKRGIVKIQGNIILGVSGVFLTFPGFWEVLVSLQSARIASIIFSLLFVGLLFALIRRGSVISLIFVCLTIFRYYIDTFAFLPKSLFFILGGLLLLGFGFYIERVRKQSKGGILP
- a CDS encoding sigma-54 interaction domain-containing protein, with translation MNSLFLADLMERNVKLLSSKPSPADTSALSSSSHLVLIQNSQPTEVLVRDSRNLRNSTDSKSLAINLTWERPLLASIDTKALPFYQEHFGDFRPVVILDDSGSVLGVISALELIDSLLKHCEIMNSFFKTLLDTVNEAVTVVTKEGTVSHWNSVAQDTYSIPQQNILGKHIADFFKQETLATLKILDEGRPVRQSYHSPRPGTHVLINASPVIYDGTILGAISCEQDVTQIVRLNEKLTNTSSELRDLQKKISPPEDPFAKIIGKGQSIRHTISVARKISSSEATVLITGESGVGKELFAQAIHMASPRAKKPLITLNCGAIPAALFESELFGYHGGAFTGAERKGKPGKLELAHGGTLFLDEVGELPLGLQVKLLRVLQDRCFYRLGGTEPITVNTRIIAATNRDLEKMMQTGEFREDFYYRLNVITLEVPPLRERTEDIPELAQAFLHESALKHNRPMPSLDPAVIVAFLNYHWPGNVRELHNVAERLAVLADEGIIETKYLPLALKRPKVESLTLSNPIPSQFGRANSKELTISSEIEKICGVLEKTHGNKSAAAKLLGISRGTLYYKLKQYNLG
- a CDS encoding GDYXXLXY domain-containing protein; the protein is MTKKKSFLLAAAIPLLILVAMTIKPEATVLFGREIFLETRAVDPTDLFRGDYVSVNLAIAEIPKSMAPEPIEKLRKRTLYVSLKQDGKFYVVDQVSVTKPQQGVYLKGRIRNSYSPLSTFQVDYSLDRYFVKQGSGQDLEHRSHIGGLVGTVKVLGGYGVITGLAQP
- the pruA gene encoding L-glutamate gamma-semialdehyde dehydrogenase; the encoded protein is MNNAYFELKFPENEPIKGYMPGSPERTALKAELDRQLTSFVEIPVIIGGKEIRTGNKVQMICPHDHQKVLGEYHVAGEKELLLAIESAEAAREEWENMPWEHRATIFLKAADLLTGKYRAKVAASCMLGQSKNPFQAEIDAICELADFLRFNTYYTQEIYKQQPMNTPGVWNRVEYRALDGFVAAITPFNFTSIGGNLSTAPAMVGNTVLWKPSSTAVLSNYYFMQILMEAGLPAGVINFVPCRGADFGRIVVSHPKMAGFHFTGSTAVFNGIWNQVGTNINKYVSYPRLVGETGGKDFIFAHESADVEALACAMVLGAYEYQGQKCSAASRAYIPESLWGELKGRLEEEIGKIKMGDVRNFSNLMNAVIDQNSFTNIKNYLDYARESKDAEILIGGKCDDSVGYFVEPTVILAKTPNFKTMVEEIFGPVMTVYVYPNDKLEETLKACDTATIYGLTGAVFAQDRAAIIKIARALDHAAGNFYINDKPTGAVVGQQPFGGSRASGTNDKAGSAINLYRWMNQRAIKEMLIPRTVVSYPYMTEE